The genomic stretch atTTTACAAAGTTTAAAGCCATAATATTGTTCATACAAACTGTATATGATTAAGATTCAATGTGACTACATTTTCATTGTGGTTTAACACTCATTAGGTATACCCTTATATAAACGCAACAAACATAGGCATGATTGTGATTGTGTGGCATGTAGTACTCCTGACATGACCAATGTACCCCTGCAGGAGAATGGACATGCAAAGGCCAATGGTGATGCATCCCCAGCAGGGGAAGATGGTGCAAAGGATGGGGCCCAAGTGAATGGCAGCCCTGCAGCCGATGATGGTCCGAAAGAGGAGGCGGCCAAAGTCGAGGGTGGGGCTGCGGTGGAGGCGGCAGAGGAGAAGACCGAGGCCACAGCTGCTACCGATGAGCCCACAGAGGATGGGGCCACGACCTCCAACTGCAGCGACTCCAAGAAAAAGAAGCGTTTCTCCTTCAAGAAGCCCTTCAAGCTTAGCGGCTTCAACTTCAAGAAGAATAAGAAGgagggaggagaagaggaggaagcAGCAGTGGCTGAGGGGGCGGCAGAGGCCCCAGCAGAGGGCAACGATGTGGTTGCGGGCTCTCCTAGTGCGGGAGAAGGTACCACCGAGGCAAGCCAGGAGGCGAGTTCTCCACAGGAAGCCAAGTCCGAAGAAGCAGTAGAGGAAACGAAAGTGGAGTCCCCTCCGGATGACGCCCAGCCTGAAACGGCAGAGCCCCCAGCCGCGGACGTCCCTGTCACCGAACCTCCAACGCAAGAAACTGTGACGGAGACAGAGGCGCCTGCCGATACCGCGGAATAAGCAGGGACCGCGACGGAACACCCGAAGGAGAACCGAAGAACTTGCATCTGAGTGTTAATAGGCACTGGTTTTGGGGGAGGTGAACTTGTCTGCGACTGATTCAATTCCTGCACAGAACCCACTTTTTTGTCCAGTTACCATTCCGAGGGGCAGTGATGTGCATGTGGAAGAGGAATAAAACAGGAATGGGTCGACCTACTGTATTCCCATCCCTCTAACAGTATTAAATGGCTTTTTGTGCACAGACTTGGCAAATTTTACAACCTGTTCTATGAAGACGCAATGTGTAAAGGGATTGCTGTTTGGAGGTGGATTGAGCAGTAGTTGACACCTCCTGTATTTATGAAATTTAAATGTGCAATGGGATTTTATACATATGAGGGTTAGTCTCCAAATCATTTGTCTGAGCTGTACCATTAAAGTTGACAATTGTCATTGTTGCAGAACAGGAGGGGATTAGGTCAGTTAGCTTTAGATAGTCGATTTGATTTGTAGGAAACACTTAATTGGGCCGTGTCATTTTGTAAAACCCAAGTTGCATAGGTTTATTGATTTTTATGACCTTAATAAAATTTTGTATGACCATCGGACTAATTGTGCTTAATGTGCAAATTACTTTTTTGTGTCCAAGTGTGAAGATTCGACATCTGAGTTTGAGTAAGTGTGTGAAACTAATAGTGTTTccaaacccagtcctcggggaaccctggccagttcacatttttgcttcctctcaagCTTCTAGCGCACCTGTACCGgatattcggtgttcctgattggctgggagggagcaaaaacgtggactgttcggggttccccgaggactgggttgggaaacactgaactaGTCTTTAGTTTTTACTTGGTTCTGTAGCTGAGAACTAGGTATTTAACTCCAATCCAGTCTTGACTGTTAATTTATATATGTGGCTACCTTACCCTTGTCCTCTGGTATAAGTAAACTTGGATGATTGAACAACTTAATATCTGCCAGTGGGAGGCTGGACCATCTTAAGTGTTGGTCTACTTGAATTTCTTGTATAAATTCACTTTCTGCAACATAGTGAGCatcagttattttatttttgttttgtcttcATGATTAAAATATAGATGGTTTTTCAGCTTATTTCAGATTCAGTTTGACTTCTTGCTATTTAAACACACAGCCTTGGGAAGGGTGTGTTTCTGCTACCTTGGGATTGGCCACGTCCATCAGGCCTTGTTTCAGATCACACCCACATTCCAATGTGACAATAATCTCCCGGACTGCTGTTGGACTGCG from Brienomyrus brachyistius isolate T26 chromosome 14, BBRACH_0.4, whole genome shotgun sequence encodes the following:
- the LOC125708094 gene encoding myristoylated alanine-rich C-kinase substrate-like produces the protein MGAQFSKTTTKGEVESEKPGEAAVSSAKSNGQENGHAKANGDASPAGEDGAKDGAQVNGSPAADDGPKEEAAKVEGGAAVEAAEEKTEATAATDEPTEDGATTSNCSDSKKKKRFSFKKPFKLSGFNFKKNKKEGGEEEEAAVAEGAAEAPAEGNDVVAGSPSAGEGTTEASQEASSPQEAKSEEAVEETKVESPPDDAQPETAEPPAADVPVTEPPTQETVTETEAPADTAE